DNA from Candidatus Methylocalor cossyra:
TTCCGCTACGACACGCTGGGCAACCCCATCGAGGTGCGCCTGCCGGATGGGAGTGGTTGGCGTGCCGCCTATGACAGCGCGGGCAACCTGACCCACTTCATCGACGGCAACGGCCATATCACCCGGTTCCGCTACGGTCCCTGCCGACGGCTGCTGGCGCGCATCGACCCGGTCGGCGGCACGGTCCGCTATGTCTGGGGCAGTGAGCCGGGCTGGCTGGAGCAGGTGGTCAACGAAAAGGAGGAGACCTACACCTTCTTCCGCGACGCGGCGGGACGCATCGTGCGGGAGCGCGGCTTCGACGGCGCCGAGCGGCAGTTCGGATACGATGCCGCGGGCTTTACCCGGAGTTACACCAACGCCAACGGCGAAACGATCCACATCCAACGCGACGCCCTGCACCGGATTATCCGGCAAATCCTGCCCGACGGCGGGGAGGTGAACTACGGCTTCGATCCCCTTGGCAATCTCGTGTCGGCGGTCAACGCGGACATCGCCGTCCGCTTCGAACGCGATCCGTTGGGTCGGATCATCAAGGAGTTCCAGGGCGAACACTGGGTGGAAAGCCGCTACGACGCGGTCGGCAACCTGATCCGCACCGCCACTAGCCTGGGCCATGAGGTAGATTATCGCGTCGACGCGAACGGCTTGGTTAGCCAGCTGGCTACCCTCGGCCAAACCCTGGAATTCAGGCGCAACGCCTATGGCCAGGAAACCGCCCGGCAAATGCCCGGCGGCATGCTCATGGAACAGAGCTACGACGACCTGGGCCGGCTGGTCGAGCAGCGCGTCGGCCCCGGCTGGCTGAGCGATGTAAACGAGTTCTTCTCGGCGATTCCGGAGAACCGGGAAATCATCCACCGCCGTTATGCCTACGACCGCAACAGCGCGCTCACCGCCATCGTCGACGGCCGCTGGGGACGGGTGGACTATTTCTACGATCCCGCCGAGCGCCTGCTGCAAGCGCTCCGCGAACGGGGGACCAGCGAAGCCTTCGAATACGATGCTTGCGGCAACATCACCCGCATGCGGTCCGAAAATGGGGAAGCGACCGATGAAACGCTGGTGTATGGACCGGGCAATCGGCTCGTGCAGAAGGGGACGACCCGTTACGAATATGACGCCGAAGGGCGGCGGATCAACAAGATCGAAGAGGCGGACAGCGCCGAGCCGAAGGTTTGGCGCTACCAATGGGATGCCCTGGACCGGCTGAGGTCCGTGACCCGGCCGGACGGGGAGGTCTGGCGATACAAGTACGATGCATTCGCACGGCGGGTGGAAAAGGCGGGGCCGGAAACGGTCCGGCAGTTCCTTTGGGATGGGGATGTCCTCGTCCAGGAACACGCCAAGGACCAGTCACTGGCCGCCTGGCTGTTCGAGGCCGACAGTTTTGCGCCTTTGGCCACTGTGCAAAACGGGCAGGTTTATTCGGTGATCAACGACCATCTAGGGACGCCGAAGGAGCTTGTCGATACCAGGGGCGCCGTGGCGTGGTCATCCTTGCTCAAGGCTTGGGGCGAGGAGGATACTGGAACCGGTCATCAGGCACTTCCTAGTTGCCCTATCCGGTTTCAGGGGCAATATCGGGATGAAGAAACTGATTTGCATTACAACAGGTTTCGGTATTATGACCCGGAGTCGGGACAATACCTGTCACCGGACCCGATTGGGTTGGCGGGGGGATTGCGGACGCACGGGTATGTGCATGATCCGGTGGGGTGGGTGGATCCAACGGGATTGGATCTAATTAGGGTAGCGCCCAACGATCCAATTGTCGCGGCAGCACTTAGAGGCTATGTGAATCCGAACGTTCTCAAGATACAGCGCCCTGATCTTGATCAAGCTTTAATTAAAAGTGGAAAATCCGTGGAATTTCCGTACGGCCGCGCTGATAGTTTTGGGCGCAATATTGCTGTAGTAGAACATGGCGATATTTACTATGGTTTCGTAAGTAGCAAGGACGGACATGCTGAAGCTCGAGCTATTGAGTGGCTGGCTGGGAGGTTTCCCTCGCGATTCTTTAGCGTTCTGTCTCCGTGTGTATCCAAGGCTCAGTGCCTTGAAAAGATTCAAAAAACCTATGGACCTCAGTTTGAGGTTTTATATGCAGTTGAGCACGAGGAGACCGGCCGCCAAACCAGAGAATGGGTAACAAAACAATTGCATTGCGGCGAGTAGTAAATGGGATCACCCGCTAGCCAGCCAGTGCTGGTGAATGGCGGTCAGACCCGGGGGAAAATGGGGTCGGCCAGCCAGCGTAGCCTGGATGGAGCGAAGCGGAATCCGGGGAAATCTGTGGTCCAACCTCCACCCGATTCATGGGTTTTGAAATATCGGTGGAATGGGATTGTTGACAACAAACGGCGTCGGGTGCCAGTATTCCGCTGCGTTGCATATAGGCTACATATTATCCAATTTCACCAATCAAGGAATCTCGGATGAATGGATGTCGATGCCATGGTTTCGTATAGGTGGAATCGGGTGGGGTGCAGAACCTATTTCTTCACTCTGACCTTGCGAAATCATTCGTCGGCTTTGCTGCTGCGTCATATCGCCGATTTGGGCAATACCTTTCGTACGGTGCGAATCGCCCACCCTTTCGATATCGCGGGATTGTCGTTCTGCCGGACCACCTGCACGCTATGTGGACCCTGCCAAAGGGCAACAGAACAGGGCCTGGTCCCACCTTCCAACATCGCATCGGATATTTGCGTCATAGCCAGCCCCTGAGCCTGAATAGCCTGACGCCCTGCACGCTTTCAGAGCGGGAATATCTAAGGGAGGACAGTTTCCACTAAGACTACCCGCGTATTGGCCACCCATGCCCGTCTACCTCGACCATAACGCCACGACGCCCGTCGACCCGAGAGTCAGGGACGCCATGCAGCCCTGGCTCACGGACCGGTACGGCAACCCGTCGAGCCGCGATCACGCCTTGGGCTGGGATGCCGAAGAGGCGGTGGCGGAGGCGCGTGCGGTCGTCGCGGGCCTGGTTCAGGGGCAGGCGGGCGAGTTGATCTTCACCAGCGGGGCCACCGAAGGGCTCAATACCGCGCTTCGGAGTTTCGTCGGCTATCGCGACTGGGACCGCAAGCGGATTATCACTTGTGCCACCGAGCACGACGCGGTACTGGCCCCTTGCCGGCGGCTGGCGGAACTGACCGGGGTCGAAGTGCAGGTGCTGCCGGTGGACGGGCTCGGGCATGTCGATCTCGATCGGCTGGAAGCGGTCTTGGGTGCGAGCGACAAGGCCACCCTGGTCGCGATCATGGCGGCCAATAACGAAACCGGCACGCTCCATCCGGTCCGGAAGATCGCCGAGGTCGTCCATGCCGCCGGCGCCGTGTTCTTGTGCGATATCACCCAGGCGGTCGGCAAGGTCGCGGTCAATCTTCACGAAGAGGGTATCGATCTGGCCGCTTTTTCGGCCCATAAGGTTTACGGCCCTAAGGGCGTCGGGGCCTTGTTCGTTCGTGGTGGGGTATCGCAAACACGGCTCGAACCCCTGATTCTGGGCGGCGGCCAGGAACAGGGGTTTCGGGGCGAGACCTTGAACGTGCCCGGTATCGTCGGTTTCGGTGAAGCCTGCCGCATTGCCCAAAATGGATGGCAAGGCGAAGCGGAAAGAGTCGGCCGCTTGCGAGACCGGCTGGAACAAACCCTCCTGGCCGAGTTGCCGGATACCTGGGTCAACGGCGACCGGGAAAACTGCATTCCCAACACGACCAACATCGGCTTTGCGGGTATCGACGCGCGAACCTTGATCCGGGACATGCACGATATCGCGGTCTCCACCCGCTCCGCGTGCTCCAGCGGTTCCTCAGGCCCCAGCCACGTACTCAAGGCGCTTGGGCTCTCGGACGATGAGGCTCAGGCGTGTATCCGGTTTAGTCTCGGACGCTTCAGTACCCTGGACGACGTCGATTATGCTGTCGCCAACATCATGGCTTCCGTCCATCGGCTTCGTGCTGGCGGAGTCTCCGGCCGATGAACAGCGCTGCGGAGCTGGAACCCGAATCCGCCTATCAGGACGCCATCGCCCGCACCACCCGCACCATCGAGCGGCGCGCGGCCGGTTTCAAGAAGCTTATCATCGCCGTGGTCGCGGTCGGTTCGTTATCGCTCCTGGGAGCGGCGATCTTGGGGTCGTGGCAGCCTCTTTTGGGCCTGGGATTGCTCCTGCCCTTGTGCGGAGGGTTGTACTGGCGGGACGGCGATTTGGTCGATGGCTGGCGGCGGGACATCCTGACCTTGTGGGAGCAAGGCGGACTGGAGCTTGAGATCTTTCGGCAAACCATGCTGGCGGTTCCAACGCTTCCACCCGATACCCTGCAAGGTATGCTCGCCAGCTTGCCGCAATTCGATCTTCCCGAACGTCGGATGCCGCCCATCCTCCGTACAGCCTTGAGGGAGACGCTGGGGCTGATCTTCGCTGTCGAACAGGATCGATGGGCCGGGTGGGCGTTCGGGTATGCCTTGGGCTACATCGTTCTATTGGTGACCATTTTTGGACCAACCGGGCTGGCTATCGGGGCGGGGGGCGTTGCGGTTTTGTGCCTTTTGGCCCTCAATCAGGGGAGACGGACGTTTCACTGCCGCCGTTGGCAAAGACGGATGCGGCAACTTGCGGAAAAAGGGTTGGACGTGGATGCCTTCATTCCGCTGGCCGAAGGCCTCGATTGGGGATACTTGTCGGCCAAGCAAAATATTGCTTATCTGATCGAGCGACCGAAGAGATCGCGTAGCTAGGGGTGGTTTGCTCATCCTGGGCCAAAGGCTCACTCTCGCGGCGGATACCCAGCCAAGTTTGGGTATCTCAGCCTTACGCCGATCTCAGCCTACCCCAGGGTTTGTGTTTAAAGAAAGGCGCGGGAATACCCATCCCCTTTAGGGGATTGGGATGAGAGCGCCGCCGCCCGGCAGGGCGGCTATCCGGTAGTGCATCCAGCGTTTTTCCGGTTTGCTGAGTATCGCTCTGGGGGTAGAGTAACGGCCGTGGAACGCATCCGCATCCTGTCCCTCAAGAGCATTTCCCAGCGCCAGGCCGTCCTCATCCGGCAGGGCCAGATGGAAGCCGCGCGGGTGTGGACCGCGTGCCGGGATCTGCACCTCCAGGTGCGCCGGGACAAGACCCCGTGGCCCAATCGGGATGCGCTGCAAAAAGCCACCAAAGCCCGATTCGCGCTGCACTCTCAATCCATCCAGATGGTGGCGCATGCGTTTCTCGCCGCCGTCCAGGCCACCCGCGAAAACCGCCGCAACGGGCGGGCTGAGATCCGCTATCCCTACCGGGACAAGCGGTTTTTCCCGCTGCTGTGGCCGGCCCAGGCGATGGGCCTTGAGGACACGCGCATCCGCCGGCGTTTGGTCAGGTGGTGCCGTTTCCAACGCGCCTCACGTATCTACGGCCGGGTCCCCTGCGGTCCCTGCGTAGTAGTCGCCTGGACACGGGCCGAAGTTGTCTCGCCGAATCGCGGCCTCAAGCGCCGTGCCCGATCCATCGGGCGCGGGTCCCCTCTGGGGACAGCCCACACGCCGCGCGCCTTGGCTAGAAGCTCACCCGCTTCAGCGGGTTGAGAGTGTCACGCCCCCGGCGGATAAAGGAGGGTGGTTCCATCGACTTTGGCCCAAGGAGTGAGTTCGTGGGGCGAGCGATGCGCTTTGTTCATAATGTGCTCGACCGGATTTCCCCGTACCGTCAGCGCGTCGGCGATGAGCGAGCGATGGCAGCGCCAGGGGACGGCTTCGGCGCACATGAGCGCAAGCCGGCGCTCTCGGGCGAGGCCGATCAACTGCTGCACATTAGCCTCGAATTCAACGGTCTGCATATAGTCGGCGAAACCTCGAAAGGCGTCGTTGTGCCAGCCGGTATTCGGCGAATCCGCCCGGGGGTGGCGCAGGCCGCCGAGTCCAGGCATGTGGATGTAATCGATCCCGGCCGCTCGGAGGGCGTCGGGTAAGGTTTCCCGGTTGAACTGGGGATTGTGCCGCGAGCGGGGAACGGTACGTATGTCCACGACCCGCGTCACACCATGGGCCCGCAGCAGCTCGATGAACGTCTCCAAGGAGCGCGTGGAGTGGCCGATGGTCAAAATGATGGAGGGCGCGCCGTCGTTCTTTCGCTCCATGCCATGCGCTCCAAGTCAGGCAGCCATCGAAATAGCAGATGGCCGTTGGCGAATCGGGCAGAGGGAGCCACTCGATAGCCTGGACGCCTACATCATCCCACGGCTCCGCAAGCGCAAGCCGGCGCTCCAGATCGCCCCATCGACCCATATCACAGCATTGCCCGGGAATACAGGCAAGCGGCCGAGTCCCCGTAAAAGCACCTATTCCGCAGCCCCGCGTCCGGTATCTCGGCATCGGCCCGAACAGTTCACCCCTTAATTCAGGGTGTCGAGGCCGTCCAGGTCCATGGCTTTCTCGACATCCGCCATGCCGAGACGGCACGGGCTTTCTGGCGGTTGGATCCCTGGCTGAGCCCCTGCTCTAGCTCGTCAATCAAAACGCACTCTTATCCCCGCGTAACCGGTGACCGGCGCGCCGGGGGTGAGGAAGCGCTCCTGCCGGCCGGTGAAGAAATTGGTGTTGAGCACCCCGAAGTTCTGGAATTCGGCGTTGGAGATGTTGCGGGCCATGGCGAACACCTCCACATTCTTGGTGATCACATAGCGGATGTTCAGATTGAGCAGGACATACGCCCCGATCTGGCTGAACTGGTTGGAATCGTCGCCCCGGACATACCGGCTGGAAAAATACTGGAGATCGCCGCCCACGAACCAGCCGGACAGGAGCTCGTATTCCACGCCCAGCTTGACCGTGTTTTGCGGAATGCTGGGAATGCGGTCGCCCGGACGGACCTGTTCCGGGCCGAAGGCATTATGCAGGACGGCGTTGGTGAGATAGATGGCATTGATAAAGCTATAGTTGAAATTCCAGGTCAACTTTTCCCAAGCGCCGTTCAAGCCCAGCTCCACGCCTTGGCGCTGGGTGTTGCCCACGTTCTGGAAGAAGCCATTGATCAAGCCGCCCGGCGTATTTACGAACAGGATGTCGTTGATCGAGCGCGAATGGTAATACGCCACGGACCATTGCAGGGCCGCGCTGAACTTGCCTCTGAGGCCGCCCTCGAAGGTCTGAGAAACCACTGGTTTCAATGGGGGATCGGAGATGAAGCTGTTGGGCAGCGAACAGGGCGCGTTGGGATCGGCGCAGGTCAGTTCCACCGGCGAAGGCGCCCGAAAGCCCTCGCTATAGTTGCCGAACAGGGTCAGTTCCTCCAGCGGAACCTTCCAATCCAGCGTCCGCAAGGGATTGACGGTAAAACCGACGGCGGGATTGACCCGCTCGAAGGTATGACTGCCGTTCAAGGCCGTCCCGATCCGGTCATTGAGGATGATGTTGGCCTTGGTCCAGTTCACCGAGGCGTTGATGTCCAGCCAATCCAAGGGAGAGAAGATATCCGTAGCGAAGGCGCTGAAATATTCGTTCAGGCTCTTGAGGTTGGTGCTCGTGACGAACGGGCTATTGCCCACGGTGGCTTTGTTGGAAGCCAGAAAGGCATCCTGGGTGGCCTGGGTGAAATGGGTGTTGCCGCCGTTATAGCCACCACCCAGGATGAATTGGTTCTTGCGGGCGAAAACATCGCCGCTATAGGTCAACTGGACATTGGTGCCCGAACCTTCCTGGGCGCTTCGGCTGATGGCATTGGAAAAGGCCGGCGCCAGCCTTCCGTTGGCGTCCAGGCAATCCGTGTTGTTCAGGAAACTGGCGCAATCCTCGCCGATATTGCTGTTGAAGGTATTGATGGTATTGGCCCGGTAATAGGCGTTGCCCGTCAGGTTCAACGTCTCCATTAACCTGTGGTTGCCCTTCAACTGGAAGAAATACAGGGTGTTTTCCGTGGTGTCCGGCGCGGTATAGATGGCATAGCGGCTCTGGGAAAGCAGGCTGGCTGGGGTGGGGCCGACACCGTTGAGCTTGTTGTCGGCGAAGGTGAAGCTGAAATCCAAGTCGGTAGTATCGTTCTCCCAACCCGCCTTGCCAAATGCCTGGCGTACGGCGCTATGGGAAAAAGGCCGCCAGCCATCGTCCTCGAAAAGGTTGCCGGTGAGGAACCAATCGAACTCATCCTTGTAGCCGCCGTGCTCGAACTCGAACGTCTTACGCCCATAGGAACCACCATACGCTTCGGTGCGAGTGCCGGGATGGCTGAAGCCGCTCTTGGTCCGCACCGAGACGGCGCCGCCCAGGGTGTTGAGACCATACAAGGGGTTCGATCCGGGCACCAGTTCCATGTTGGCGATGGCTGAGCGGGGAATCAGATCCCAGTTGACGATATCGCCGAAGGGCTCGTTGACTCGCACCCCGTCCTGATAGACGGACAGGCCGATGGGGGTTCCCAACAAGGGCGAGGCGGTATAGCCGCGATAGTTCAGGTCGGGTTGGAAGGGATTGGCCTGGCTATCGTTGATATTCACGCTGCCGAGCTGGCGGCGCATAAAGTCCGGCAGGCTGAACGCCTCATGGCGGTAGATGTCCTCGTCCTCGGCGGTCTGGACGTTGGTCGAAACCTTATCGCGAGTCAGGCCGGTAGTAGCGACGGGGGTCGTACCAATCACTTCCACATCTGGCAGTTCGAGGACGTTTTCACTTTTTTGCGCCGGTTCGCGCGCCCGATTATCGGCATGGGCTAGCGAGGCAACTAGGGCAAGCGCCAAGGGAGTTGCGCGAGTTCTCATAATTACAAGACAGTTATGAACACCACACATTTTCCTA
Protein-coding regions in this window:
- a CDS encoding RHS repeat-associated core domain-containing protein — its product is MPVNIASGAVELEFVDVAIPGQVALVWERHYSTERLDRAPTPLGQGWTNSYCATLEPKFDGFEFVTPEGASEFVEDRAGLVRRGGRAVNLGAGLEVFRDGRRYLVQHWEVESGAVRRYAFIPDETRRPWRLASLEDVTGQALDLEWDAAGKLISVTQRLERRCLRLAYTRHGTVGQVLFQPPDGEHQLLARYEYDPQGRLSAAYDAAGFADRYEYDEKGRITREIVKDGGVFTFRYDAQGRCIRTSGLGRYDEKRLRFLDAVGITEVTDSYDNTRTYQYLPSGQMVREVDPLGGETKTDYDEHGRIVAKTDPTGAVTRYGYDEKGNRNAITDALGHTYSFVFNDHHLPVAMTDPNGQVWRRTYDGANRLVATEDPLGHRWTIGYDAEGNAAELRNPLGARAYRKFTRGVLEAVTDWMGHSTSFRLDGFGRVSERIGPLGEVTRFRYDTLGNPIEVRLPDGSGWRAAYDSAGNLTHFIDGNGHITRFRYGPCRRLLARIDPVGGTVRYVWGSEPGWLEQVVNEKEETYTFFRDAAGRIVRERGFDGAERQFGYDAAGFTRSYTNANGETIHIQRDALHRIIRQILPDGGEVNYGFDPLGNLVSAVNADIAVRFERDPLGRIIKEFQGEHWVESRYDAVGNLIRTATSLGHEVDYRVDANGLVSQLATLGQTLEFRRNAYGQETARQMPGGMLMEQSYDDLGRLVEQRVGPGWLSDVNEFFSAIPENREIIHRRYAYDRNSALTAIVDGRWGRVDYFYDPAERLLQALRERGTSEAFEYDACGNITRMRSENGEATDETLVYGPGNRLVQKGTTRYEYDAEGRRINKIEEADSAEPKVWRYQWDALDRLRSVTRPDGEVWRYKYDAFARRVEKAGPETVRQFLWDGDVLVQEHAKDQSLAAWLFEADSFAPLATVQNGQVYSVINDHLGTPKELVDTRGAVAWSSLLKAWGEEDTGTGHQALPSCPIRFQGQYRDEETDLHYNRFRYYDPESGQYLSPDPIGLAGGLRTHGYVHDPVGWVDPTGLDLIRVAPNDPIVAAALRGYVNPNVLKIQRPDLDQALIKSGKSVEFPYGRADSFGRNIAVVEHGDIYYGFVSSKDGHAEARAIEWLAGRFPSRFFSVLSPCVSKAQCLEKIQKTYGPQFEVLYAVEHEETGRQTREWVTKQLHCGE
- a CDS encoding cysteine desulfurase family protein, producing MPVYLDHNATTPVDPRVRDAMQPWLTDRYGNPSSRDHALGWDAEEAVAEARAVVAGLVQGQAGELIFTSGATEGLNTALRSFVGYRDWDRKRIITCATEHDAVLAPCRRLAELTGVEVQVLPVDGLGHVDLDRLEAVLGASDKATLVAIMAANNETGTLHPVRKIAEVVHAAGAVFLCDITQAVGKVAVNLHEEGIDLAAFSAHKVYGPKGVGALFVRGGVSQTRLEPLILGGGQEQGFRGETLNVPGIVGFGEACRIAQNGWQGEAERVGRLRDRLEQTLLAELPDTWVNGDRENCIPNTTNIGFAGIDARTLIRDMHDIAVSTRSACSSGSSGPSHVLKALGLSDDEAQACIRFSLGRFSTLDDVDYAVANIMASVHRLRAGGVSGR
- a CDS encoding DUF488 domain-containing protein translates to MERKNDGAPSIILTIGHSTRSLETFIELLRAHGVTRVVDIRTVPRSRHNPQFNRETLPDALRAAGIDYIHMPGLGGLRHPRADSPNTGWHNDAFRGFADYMQTVEFEANVQQLIGLARERRLALMCAEAVPWRCHRSLIADALTVRGNPVEHIMNKAHRSPHELTPWAKVDGTTLLYPPGA
- a CDS encoding TonB-dependent receptor: MIGTTPVATTGLTRDKVSTNVQTAEDEDIYRHEAFSLPDFMRRQLGSVNINDSQANPFQPDLNYRGYTASPLLGTPIGLSVYQDGVRVNEPFGDIVNWDLIPRSAIANMELVPGSNPLYGLNTLGGAVSVRTKSGFSHPGTRTEAYGGSYGRKTFEFEHGGYKDEFDWFLTGNLFEDDGWRPFSHSAVRQAFGKAGWENDTTDLDFSFTFADNKLNGVGPTPASLLSQSRYAIYTAPDTTENTLYFFQLKGNHRLMETLNLTGNAYYRANTINTFNSNIGEDCASFLNNTDCLDANGRLAPAFSNAISRSAQEGSGTNVQLTYSGDVFARKNQFILGGGYNGGNTHFTQATQDAFLASNKATVGNSPFVTSTNLKSLNEYFSAFATDIFSPLDWLDINASVNWTKANIILNDRIGTALNGSHTFERVNPAVGFTVNPLRTLDWKVPLEELTLFGNYSEGFRAPSPVELTCADPNAPCSLPNSFISDPPLKPVVSQTFEGGLRGKFSAALQWSVAYYHSRSINDILFVNTPGGLINGFFQNVGNTQRQGVELGLNGAWEKLTWNFNYSFINAIYLTNAVLHNAFGPEQVRPGDRIPSIPQNTVKLGVEYELLSGWFVGGDLQYFSSRYVRGDDSNQFSQIGAYVLLNLNIRYVITKNVEVFAMARNISNAEFQNFGVLNTNFFTGRQERFLTPGAPVTGYAGIRVRFD